A stretch of Arthrobacter sunyaminii DNA encodes these proteins:
- a CDS encoding DinB family protein, producing MEQDRDMVEEAAAEDEGRGPSGGEGLTRGGALDIPRLLVDQMQWHWDNQARPRLEGLTDDEYFWEPVPGAWNVRPRPSGTDAEAAGKGNFTIDFEYPEPVPAPVTTIAWRLSHILVGVLGMRNAAHFGAPAVSYETFEYPGTAARALEVLDEYYGTWIRSVAALAESALAAPVGEAEGNWAQAPMAELVLHIHREMIHHLAEVALLRDLYAHRTPK from the coding sequence ATGGAGCAGGACAGGGACATGGTTGAGGAAGCCGCTGCCGAGGATGAGGGGAGAGGTCCGTCGGGCGGCGAGGGGCTGACACGCGGCGGCGCACTGGACATTCCGCGGCTGCTTGTCGACCAGATGCAGTGGCACTGGGACAACCAGGCGCGCCCCCGGCTGGAGGGGCTTACCGACGACGAGTATTTCTGGGAACCCGTGCCGGGAGCCTGGAATGTGCGTCCGCGGCCCTCCGGCACGGACGCGGAGGCAGCCGGTAAGGGAAATTTCACGATCGACTTCGAGTATCCGGAACCCGTTCCCGCTCCGGTGACCACCATTGCCTGGCGGCTCAGCCACATCCTTGTGGGAGTGCTGGGCATGCGGAACGCGGCGCACTTTGGTGCTCCCGCGGTCAGCTATGAAACCTTTGAGTATCCGGGAACCGCGGCGCGGGCTCTGGAGGTGCTGGATGAGTATTACGGGACCTGGATCCGGTCAGTTGCCGCTTTGGCCGAATCCGCGCTCGCCGCACCAGTGGGAGAAGCGGAGGGGAACTGGGCGCAGGCGCCGATGGCGGAGCTGGTCCTGCACATCCACCGCGAGATGATTCATCACCTCGCCGAGGTGGCACTGCTGCGGGACCTGTACGCACACCGGACCCCGAAATAA
- a CDS encoding helix-turn-helix transcriptional regulator has product MLETSARLLHLLSLLQMRREWTGAALADRMTVTERTVRRDISKLRSLGYPISASPGIAGGYQLGSGAQLPPLLLDDDEALAVALGLAAVATGPVSGIGEASVRALAKLEQVLPGRLRPKFSALRQAVSVLGGSAATVDPQTLTALSGAIAEQRVVSFRYTAAGNAPGRRLVEPYKLVSTGRRWYLAAWDLERQDWRTFRMDRCQSIPAIRERFFPRPLPAKDMAAYVQDSITRFPYRYDVVLRLAAPIADLRDRIPPDAASLEADGPGHTILRGGWDSLDLPLMRLAALDIDFEILAPAEMRDRARAAAALLQRAADVQPSAEYGKAADSRD; this is encoded by the coding sequence ATGTTGGAAACCTCGGCCAGGCTGCTGCACCTGCTGTCGCTGCTGCAGATGAGACGCGAGTGGACCGGGGCAGCCCTGGCGGACCGGATGACGGTCACCGAGCGCACGGTGCGGCGAGACATCAGCAAGCTGCGCAGCCTGGGTTACCCCATCTCCGCCTCCCCCGGCATTGCCGGGGGCTATCAGCTGGGATCCGGTGCGCAGCTTCCACCCCTGCTGCTGGACGACGACGAAGCGCTCGCCGTCGCCCTCGGGCTGGCCGCCGTTGCCACGGGTCCGGTGTCCGGTATCGGCGAAGCCTCAGTACGTGCGCTCGCGAAGCTGGAACAGGTCCTGCCAGGACGCTTGCGCCCCAAGTTTTCTGCGCTTCGCCAAGCCGTCAGCGTGCTGGGCGGCAGTGCAGCCACCGTGGATCCGCAAACCCTGACCGCTTTGTCCGGGGCCATTGCCGAACAGCGCGTGGTCTCGTTCCGCTACACGGCGGCGGGCAACGCACCGGGAAGGCGGCTGGTGGAACCCTACAAACTGGTCAGCACCGGCCGTCGCTGGTACCTCGCGGCCTGGGACCTTGAACGGCAGGATTGGCGGACCTTCCGCATGGACCGCTGCCAGAGCATTCCGGCCATCCGTGAGCGTTTCTTCCCACGCCCGCTGCCCGCCAAGGACATGGCGGCCTATGTCCAGGACTCCATTACGCGCTTTCCCTACCGGTACGACGTCGTACTGCGGCTGGCGGCGCCCATCGCCGATCTCCGGGACCGGATACCGCCGGATGCAGCCAGCCTGGAAGCCGACGGCCCGGGGCACACCATCCTGCGCGGCGGGTGGGATTCCCTGGATCTGCCGCTGATGCGTCTGGCCGCGCTGGACATCGACTTCGAAATCCTGGCACCGGCCGAGATGCGCGATCGGGCGCGGGCTGCGGCAGCGCTGCTCCAGCGTGCCGCCGATGTCCAGCCCTCGGCGGAATACGGGAAGGCCGCGGATTCCAGGGATTAG